Genomic segment of Triticum aestivum cultivar Chinese Spring chromosome 6A, IWGSC CS RefSeq v2.1, whole genome shotgun sequence:
ATATTAAAATATCATCATAGTCATTGCAATTAGATAGCACCAGCAGCACCAAATCCAGTGGTAGTTGGCCCATATAGACTGCCCCCATACCACTGATCTAGGTTTGCTTGGCTAATTCATGAGCAAACTTGTTGCCATATCTCGCTATATTTCGAAAGACAATGTTCAATCTATCCTGCTATGATCAGCCTTACGACCAGTGTGCGTTGATATACTTTTGTTTGCGGGATTTTCCATTGTTTTCCACCATGCATTGCTATTTGTAAGTCGTTTCGATTAACGTCTTGAGCATCATTTAAATATaatttggttgtgtgcatcttgtAGAGGTCAGAAAGTAATCCTCCTAGTATTATATCAATAAAACATCTGCTGAAAAAAGAAAACAGACTAGACTATCGAGTCCACCCTGACTCCCGTGTCGCTCTCGACAGCGGCCCAAGAGAACCCTAAATCGTCGTCGCTGCCACCCACCCACCTCACCCTACCTCCCTCGCCGCCGTCGAAGTGCACCGCCGGGCAAAGCATGTGCAGTGTCAGTGGCAGCGGGCCGTTCTCCGTCTCACGAGGAGCACGAATAGCGTGTGGGCGGCTCGACCACGGAGATGTGGATCTCAACGAGGCGCCGTCGGATTCATGGAGGCTGGCCGACGACGCGGTCAGCGGCGTGCGCGAAGGTGGGAGGGCGTGGCGTTGCTGCGCCATGGCACTGGCGGATCTGGCACAGATGCCAGCGCGCGAGGTGGAGGGGAGAGTGGAGCTGCGCGGGGTGGCGCAGATCTGGCGCGGCTGCCGGCAGGCGTGTGGAGGGGAGGAGTGGTGTTGCGTGCGGACAGGCGCGAGCTACGCTGTGTAGTTTGTGTGAGGGGTGCCTAGGAGCTCGTCTGCTCGCTGGTTGTCCGCGAGTGCTGGTTGTGATTCGCGCCATGGTATGTTTGCGGTTCGCGCTCGGCTGCGTTTGGCGCGGTAGATGTGTGGCTGCAGTCAGATCCATGGCGGCGAGTGCGCGTGTTGCTTAGGCGTTGTTCCTTGTGCGGATCTGCGGCGTGTTGGGCGTGGGATGGGTGCGAGCATCGGCGTTGCTGCCGACCACAAGCCGTGCTGGAGAAGCTGTGGGAGATGAATGGCACCCTTGCTCGGTGTTGCATCCTCCTGATGGTGGTTCGGAAAGCTCGACGCGGCCTCGGGTGGGAGGACGAGATGGTGGTAGCTGGAGGGAGAGGAATGGCCTCGCTGCAGTTGTTGCATCCTCCGTCGGGAGATGTATGGTCGACAGACGTTGCATCCTCGGGGAGACGAATGGCGTCTTGCTTGGTTGCATCCTTCCGATGGGAGAAGAATAGCGCCCCTGTGGGTTGCATCCTTCGTCCAGCGGGGGACACGGGTGCAAGGTTAGAAGCATGTCGAGCTTGTCGGGGAGGTGCGGTTGGCCGTGGAGGCAGGGGTAGTGGTTCAGTGTGCAGGCTGGTCGGATCCTGGGTTCGGGCTTTGTAGGTGAGACTGCCAACGAAAGTCGTGCTCCGGTTGTGGCCGGAGTCATTGATGGTGGTGCCTTCAGGCATGGCTCCCTCATTGCATCGATGTAGGTGCTCTCACCTTGCCTTTCCCGACGTGCTCCAGGGGAACCCTTGATCTAGtttagatcggacgatggcggcggtATGCGGCGTCGCGTTCTCTCTTGGGGGCATCGCCCTGGAGGTGGATTCGGTCAAAGGGACCCGTGGCTTGCGAGGATGTGTGTTGCATGTTGTATGCTGAAAGGCATCGTCTGTATGATTTTTGGGTCCAGTTTCCCTCATAAACTGGACCAACCTTCTATCGATTCAATGAATTTAGCAGTTCTCCTGCTAACATTAAAAAAAGTAATCCTCCTTCATTATCTTTAAATTAAGAACCACGAGTGTGAGTGTATTTTACAGTTTTGAGTGTAATTACTCCTAGAAAACAAAACTACGTGGATATTTGTCACTTTCTTGGATACAAAAATTAGTCGCGTAGGCCACCCTCATAGTAGCACGTCAAAAGCATGTTGGTCCAAAACCTCAACGTCCCATGTATGTGATGGTGATACCTGTGGACCTCAGGGCTTCTCGTCTCTATTCTCGTTCGCCAATCCTCAACCTGGTTCATTTGGAGCACTCACCTCAACAAATAATGAAAGAACCCCTTATTTAACATCATGTTTCAATTTTATATGTCCTATTTGATATTGACAAATAATTTCTTTCCTATCTAACAAGCCTAAATTTTATGCATTTTATGGAGTGCGGCGAATCTGCATCCAGGCTCAGCTGCACCCCCGCTCAcggaaaaaatcaaaacaaagacaaaaaaattcaaaaaattctaattttttttgtGTGATAGATAATTAGATGCTTGAGGTTCGCTGAAAAATTCAACTCGTTTGGACATTTGAGCAagtctgtgcaaaaaagacaaaatcaaggtctgtaaaaaagtttactgttcataagctgttttgacccgatttgtcttttttgccgagacctACTCAGATATCCAAATGAAttgaaatttggagcgggcctcacgcaacaaattatctaccacacaaatttttttggatttttttgaatttttctagtatttattttgaattttttctgACCGGGAGCAGCTGAGCCCGGGCTCCAGGATGAattatcgcattttatgatacTTCTATCCATTTTAAGTCTAAATAACATCTGAAAAGACCCTGTTATCCTTTATGTGGTATGTTTGTGCGGCGTGCGTGCGTGCTGCTGTGTGCATGTGTGCTGCTACGCGTGCATGCGTGTGTGCtgttgcgtgtttgtgtgtgtgcatTGTGTTCGTGCGCTACTGCCCGCACTGATGTTGTTTGTGTGCTATTGTCCCGCACACACACATACAACATGAGGGATAAAATATTTTTTTAGATGTCATTTAAGCTCCAAATGAACGAAGATGTCATAAAAGTCATAAAATTTAGACTCGTTGTTAGATAGGGAAGAAAAAATATTCAATGACAAATAAGAAAACCAAATCTAAAATAGTGTTAAACAAGGAATAGTTTCACCAATAATTAGCTCACCCTCACTCGTTTCCAAACAAGTCACAGCCCCTTGTGGCATTGTGATTGGTGTCCTTGGTTGAGACTCGTGGAGAAGCCTCGCCGAGTGAAGCAGGAAGGAAGGGGGGCAGCTTCCAGGATTTTCTTGCTTTGTTTATGCACACACGGTGGCGGCTTTCACGATGGGCCACTGCACTGCACCCGTTTACGAATGATCAGCGCAGCTACGTACTCCTACTAGCAGTAGTACTCCACATGAGATAGAAATAATCAGCAGTGCCTGTCCGGCCAAGGCCGGGGCCGCCAGTAACCTATCACTGTCGAGACCGACGCCGCGCATCGACAACACACATATTGTATTCATGCCCTTTACCTGCCAGATAGGTCAAGCACGATCACGCGTCGGCGCGAGCGAATCCGGAAGGTCCGAAGAAGCATCTGCGCGAGCGAGACTTTCCTGGTCTCGCCGCATCCGCAGGCAGATCGTGGCTGCGCGCTAGAAAGGGGAATGGCAAGACGACCCGAATGTGGCAAACACGATATTCATAGCTCGACAGGTTTGCTTTCAATCTGCAAAAAAAGATCCACAGCTCCACGGGCTTGGAAGATGGAATCGGCCTACATAGCTCCTAGGAGTACTCTACTCTTTGCTTAGAATGATCGATCTCCGGCGGTCTTCTCCGTCTCTCCGTGGCGGCGCGGCGCCTATGTACAAGTCAGCGCGCTGGCTTCAGAGCTCACTGGAAGCCGCCCAGGCCGTTGAGCAGCAGCTCGTGCGGGCGCAGCAGGGTCGGGGTGGCCGCCAGCGGCAGCGGGGACGGGTAGGACATGTCGTAGTCGGAGGCGTCCGGGAGGTCGGCCCAGAGCGCGTCGCCGGGCATGAGCGGGGCGCGGCAGAGCGGGCAGGTGCGCTGCCCGTGGCCCATCCAGCGGTCGATGCAGCCGCGGTGGAAGACGTGGCGGCAGTTGGGCAGCCGCCGCACCTCGTGGCAGCCGCCGATGCCGCAGAGGCAGACGGCGCAGTCGCCGTCGCCGCACACGGACGGGGAGGACGCCAGCAGCTCGTCGAACCGCAGCACGGGGAGCGCCTCCTCGACGGCGGCCATCGGCGGCAGCGCGCGGAAGTCGGGCCGCCGGTGCTgcagcgagggcgagggcgagggcgccgGTCGGTGGTGCGCGTGCCACTGCGCCTCCTCCGCCGTGGGCACGGGCGCGCTGCCGCCGAGGTCGATGAGGTCGCCCAGGCCGACGGCGTGGAAGgcccagaggaggaggcggtggaggtggccgaggaggaggagcgcctgcaGGAGCAGCCGGGGGAGCAGCAGCTCCGAGTACCCCACGGGGAAGCCCATGGCGTCGATCTTGGCTGGCTCGGGGCGTGCGAGGCGTGCGCGCGTGTCGCGGAGCAGGGCGGAGGCAGGCGAGTCGGGAGAGGCCGGGTGACACACTCACACAGTGGCAGTGGGGCTCTTATATAAAGCGCGGGTCAGCCAGTGAGGGGAGGAGGGAGGTAGGGAGGGAGACgagtggggagggggaggggaataACGCGGAAAGCTCGACGAGTGTGGGTGTTGCCTCGGGCGGCGGTAGTTGGTTGGGACGTGGGTGTGCGTGTTGGCCCGCCTGAGGCTTGGACGGCGGGCTGATGCGCCACCGGCTGGCCCGGTGAGAACCACGGGTAGGTAGGTCCACACTGTGGCGTGCTGCGTAGCTTTGCTTTCGTTCTCGCCCCGTCCACCCCCGCCTCTTCCGCAGCGGGGTGGTAGTATCATGCATCCTTGGGTAGTAATGTTTTTGGTCAAACTAGTAAATTCGTACATGCAATGCACATTAATATCAAACAATATATTAATTATGTGCAGATATTAGgtgtaggatattatttgcgtgctATTTAGAAATGATATTTGGTATCATATTAATAGCATGCTAAATCTGTTGAGCGCTCATCATCGAAGCAACCTGAGTCGTTGGATTGACCTGGTTTGATGGCCGTGATTTGTTTGATCTGCCCATCTGAGTCTTATATTGGTTTATTATAGATATAGATGAATAGCATGACATatcaagaaaaaaaggaaagagaagATACTaaatcatatcatgatactgtatcataataaACGAGATATTAGTATTAGTTTacataaataataaaataaatgagTACTATGCATTGTGGTAGTATCATATACTTATTACTCATATCATATTGTGGGATATTAACTTATGATACTAGCCATTGGGAGAGGTCTAATTCTTTTGGATCTGCTCCCTGGATTTACTGTTACCAGCAAAGTAGCATGTGACTTTCCAAATGTAGAACTGAGACGTGTCATGAAACGAGCACTTACAGACGTTGTCATGTGGCGTTGACCTACTTATTTTCGAAAACCTGTATATGGTTTTATAGTGCCACATTGGGCACGCAAAACTATGAATCTATATCATTTTAGGCTTAATATTTAGTTATTTGTCAAAAAGATTCACCGAAAGCAAGGTGGTAATATTCGATCGACTAACAAAAAGACCGAGTTTAAATGCTACCAAACATCCAGATCATGTTTGGTTACTTGCATCATATTCACGTTTTCGATGAGCCCGGCTCTGTGGAGCCTGGCTAGGGCAAACAACCTTTGGGTTGTGTTCTCCACTTTGTTTGGCAGCTCACATTGCATCAATTTCTACACTGCGTTTTGTTGCCCGTATTTCGGTATTTTGGACAGGGCTCATGCAATACGTTGTGTTTAGTTGCAACATCCAACCCAATTTGTGCTGATTAAGTTAATAGTCACACATGAAAAAGGTTACACAGTACACTAAATAGGTATAGATCTATTCGTTTACGTGCAATAATTAAGCGAAAAAATTACAACATGGAAGTTCTTTGGAACTACGAGATGAAGCTACTGATCGCTCTATTTTTTAATTCATCTTAAAGCTCATTTGTTGCATAATAACTTCATATATCATGTCCCATTGAACCATTCATACCATTCATATGTCCATTATGCATGATTTCCAGTTTGCACTAGTTTCAACACAAGCATTGCATAGtctttagttttagttttttatTAGTTTTCCTTGTTTTGTTGTGCTTATAGGTTATTTGGAACTCCCATGAACTTATCATGATGAATAGGCCAAGCTTCGAATCAATATGGAATTACAAGCACCAGATAAAGGTCTTTCGTGGAGTTTTTCAAAATGAGATTTATCGACATACCCTAATTGGATATCCAATATaaggatgtgttggggaacgtagtaatttcaaaaaaattcctacgcacacgcaagatcatggtgatgcatagcaacgagaggggagagtgtcgtccacgtaccctcgtagaccattaagcggaagcgttatgacaacgcggttgatgtagtcgtacgtcttcacgatcgatcgatcctcagtaccgaacgtacggtacctccgcgtttagcacacgttcagctcggtgacgtcccgcgaactcacgatccagtagagctcgaggaagagtttcatcagcacgacaacgtggtgatgatgttgatgaagctaccgtcgcagggcttcgcctaagcaccgctacagtatgaccgaggtggattatgatggaggggggcaccgcacacggctaggagagatcaatgatcaacttgtgtgttctagggtgccccctgcccccgtatattaaggagcaagggggaggccggccggccctgtagggcgcaccgggacgaggagtcctcctcctaggaggaggactcccctttcctactcctactaggaggaggaaaggaagggggaaggggagaaggaaggagagggaggaaaaggaggaaaggggggcaagccccctaggccaattcggtttgggctaggggggccgcgtgccctgcctcctctcttccaccacttggcccattgaggcccaatacttcttccccgtatttccgtaactccccggtactccgaaaaatatccgaatcactcagaacctttccgatgttcgaatatagttgtccaatatatcgatctttacgtctcgaccatttcgagcctcctcaccatgtcccctatctcatccaggactccgcactaccttcggtacatcaaaacacaaaaactcataataccgatcgtcacagaactttaagcgtgcggaccctacgggttcgagaactatgtagacatgaccgagacatgtcttcggtcaataaccaatagcggaacctggatgctcatattggttcctacctattctacgaagatctttatcggtcaaaccgcataacaacatatgttgttccctttgtcatcggtatgttacttgcctgagattcgatcgtcggtatcctcatacctagttcaatctcgttaccggcaagtctctttactcgttctgtaatgcatcatcccaaaactaactcagtcacattgcttgcaaggcttatagtgatgtgcattaccgagagggcccagagatacctctccgacaatcggagtgacaaatcctattcttgatctatgccaactcaacaagcaccattggagacacctatagagcacctttataatcacccagttacgttgtgatgtttggtagcacacaaagtgttcctccggtactcgggagtttcataatctcatagtcataggaacatgtataagtcatgaagaaaacagtagcaacaaactaaacgatcatcgtgctaagctaacggaatgggtcaagtcaatcacatcattctctaatgatgcgatctcgttaatcaaatgacaatcatgtctatggctaggaaatttaaccatctttgattcaacgagctagtcaagtagaggcatactagtgacactctgtttgtctatgtattcacacatgtactaagtttccggttaatacaattctagcatgaataataaacatttatcatgatataaggaaataaataataattattattgcctctagggcatatttcctttagtctcccacttgcactagagtcaataatctagttcacatctttatgtgattagttcacatctccatgtgactaatacccaaagggtttactagagtcaataatctagttcacatcgctatgtgattaacacccaaagagagatcatgttttgcttgtgagaaaagtttagtctacgagtctgcaacattcagatccgtatgtattttgcaaatttgtatgtctacaatgctctgcacggagctactctagctaattgctcccactttcagtatgtatctagatcgagacttggagtcatctagatcgatgtaaaaagcttgcatcgacctaactctttacgacgaactctttttatcacctccataaccgagaaatatttccttagtcctctaaggataattttgaccgctgtccagtgatctactcctagatcactattgtacttccttgccagaaagatgctaaggtatacaataggactggcaAACAGCATAGCatagtttatagaacctatgactgaggcatagggaatgacttttcattctctttctattttctgatgtggtcgggttttgagtctttactcaacttcacaccttgcaacacaggcaagaacgccttctttgactattccattttgaactacttcaaaatcttgtcaaggtatgtactcattgaaaaaacttatcaaacgtcttgatctatctctatagatcttgatgctgaatgtgtaagcagcttcgtcgaggtatttctttgaaaaactcttttcaaacactcctttatgctttccagaaaattctacattatttctgatcaacaatatgtcattcacatatacttatcagaaatgttgtagtgctcccactcactttcttgtaaatataagcttcaccacaagtctgtaatcaaagcatatattccaactctgagatgcttgcaccagtccatagatggatcgctggagcttgctcactttgttagcacctttaggattggcaaaaccttctggttgcatcatatacaactcttcttttaagaaatccatgaaggaatgcagttctgacatccattttctagatttcataaaatgcggcaactgctaacatgattcggacagacttttaagcatcgatacgagtgagaaaatctcatcgtagtcaacaccttgaacttgtcaaaaacagcttgcgacaattcgagatttgtagatagtaatactattatcagtgtccgtcttcctcttgaaaatccatttattcttaatgactcaccgatcatcggcaagtcaatcaaagtccatactttgttctcatacatggatcccatctcagatttcatggcctcaagccatttcgcggaatctgggctcatcatcgcttcctcatagttcataggttcgtcatggtcaagtaacatgacatccagaacaggattaccgtaccactctggtgcggatctcactctggttgacctacgaggttcggtagtaacttgatctgaagttacatgatcatcatcgttagcttcctcactaattggtgtaggagtcacaggaacagatttctgtgatgaactactttccaataagggagcaggtagagttacctcatcaagttctactttcctcccactcacttcttttgagagaaactccttctctagaatggatccattcttagcaacgaatgtcttgcctttggatctgtgatagaaggtgtacccaactgtctcctttgggtatcctatgaagacacatttctccgatttgggtttgagcttatcaggatgaaactttttcacatatgcatcgcaaccccaaactttaagaaacgacaactttggtttcttgccaaaccacagttcatatggcgtcgtctcaacggatttagatgatgccctatttaacgtgaatgcaagtCGAGCCTCAGGGTAAGCCTCTTACTCAGGTTTGGTCGTTTTTCCGGGGCTCCCTCGAAGCCGATGCAGAATGCTAGGGTCGTGGCTAGCTTGGGCATTATGGTGGGGAAAACTGAGAGAGTGGATATGGCTTTTACCAGAGCTCGCGGGGTAGCCCGACTGCTGGTTAGTGTTCTGGATATTGAGTTCGTGCCTGATGTGATCAAGTGGACATATCGAGGCCAGATTTTTAATCTCgtgattgagtttgaggatgagagTCTGTTCACCGAGGCGGCTAACGGGACTGATGTTGATATGCATGAGGGAGATGACAGTTCGGGAGCTAATGAGGCATCGGTCGATGATTCTGGACGAAAGTTGTCCAATGGACCGGGGTCCGATTCTCAGACGCCTGGGGATGGGACGGTACCACCCTCCTTGGTGCCTATGACTTCTATGAGATTTGGGTCTTTCGAGCCTGCTTCTGCGCCTCCGAGACTTTGGAGTGATCGGGTGGAGTCTGACGAGGTTTTTGAGCACGCATTACGTGCTTTGGATTTTGAGGATGCTGTGAGCCCCGTCCTTGGGGCATCGCCGATCTCGgtcaggggagaggaggaggagtctaTGCAGGTGGCCACTCCCCCATACACATCACGTTGACTCTCCTCAGGACGAGGTTCCGGTGGTGGAGGTCTTACCTTCGGGAGggggtccggggcaggtggcctcagTTCTCTCTTCTTCTTTCATGGTGCCGGAGCTGCAGGGGGCGGTTCCGCCTTCTGAAGGGGGCTCAGAGCAGGTGGACCCGGCACCCTCTTCTCTTCTCGCGGTGGACGAGGTCTCAGTGGTGGCGGTCTAACCTTCGGGAGggggtccggggcaggtggcctcgacaCTCTCTTCTCCTCTCGTGATGCCGGAGCTGCAGGTGGTGGCTCCGTCGTTTGGAGGGGGTTCGGGGCGGGTGGCCTTGGAGCCTTTTTCACCTGGGGCGCCTAGGGTGGCCGCCCATCCTGTGGTGGGTGGGGAGTTCGGGCAGGTGGCCCATGCACTCCCCTCCCTCGGTACTTTGCCGTCTCTGTGCGGTGGGGCGCGACCGACGTCGGCGGCGCCTTCGAGCGCCCCACCGCTTTCAGGCGTTCCTGCTGGTTCGTCCATGGAGGCCGACCGTTTGCGTGTTTGGGGTGAGGCAGGAggccccactgagggagtcctggattagggggtcatcggacagccggactatatactttggccgcactgttggactatgaagatacaagattgaagacttcgtcccgtgtccgggtgggactctcctttgcgtggaaggcaagcttggcaattcggatatgtagatctcctcccttgtaaccgactctgtgtaaccctagccccctccggtgtctatataaaccggagggtttagtccgtaggacaacaacaatcataatcataggctagcttctagggtttagcctctacgatctcgtggtagatcaactcttgtaatactcatatcatcaagatcaatcaagcaggaagtagggtattacctccatcgagagggcccgaacctgggtaaacattgtgtcccccgcctcctgttaccatcagccttagacgcacagttcgggaccccctacccgaaatccgccggcAGGCCTCGCCATCGCGCGCCCGCGCCGCGGGAGCCGCCCTGCACCGAGCCCGCGTCGCTCCGCGCTTCTCCGGCGAGGTCCCCGACGACCTAGCTCGGAGCTCCGGCCGTCTTcccccgccgccgacgagctcttcTCCGGCGACATCCGTCTGGCTACAGTACCCGACTCGTTTGCTACAGTGATCTcaaaccctagatctcggggtgAA
This window contains:
- the LOC123130797 gene encoding brassinosteroid-responsive RING protein 1 codes for the protein MGFPVGYSELLLPRLLLQALLLLGHLHRLLLWAFHAVGLGDLIDLGGSAPVPTAEEAQWHAHHRPAPSPSPSLQHRRPDFRALPPMAAVEEALPVLRFDELLASSPSVCGDGDCAVCLCGIGGCHEVRRLPNCRHVFHRGCIDRWMGHGQRTCPLCRAPLMPGDALWADLPDASDYDMSYPSPLPLAATPTLLRPHELLLNGLGGFQ